CTGCTATTTATTGATTGCTGTATTGTTTTATATATTTGTTCAGAGTTATAAATTTTATTAAGACACCTTTTGTAGTCTACCATTTTTGCATCCATTATAGACAACCTACCTGCAGGTCCATCTCTTTCACGTGACTTGCTCCAAATTTTTTGGCTCATCCCATCTAAATAAATTTCTAAAATTCTACGAGTTGTACGAATGCAGCAAAACGTCATTATCTACCAAGAAAACATAGACAAGAGTCAGAATGGTCTTAAAGTCAACTTCTGCGGGTAACGTCTCAGTGTACCAAGTTTCTGGGACCAACGTATCGCGGTCGTTACCAGACTGGATTgccaaaaagagaaagagagcattgaaaaatgataTTGAGTATCAAAACCGTATAGAGTTAATTCAGGATTTCGAGTTCAGTGAAGCTTCCAACAAAATTAAAGTCACACCCGATGGACAATTCGCCATGGCTACTGGTACTTATAAGCCCCAGATCCATGTGTATGATTTTGCCAACTTGTCATTGAAATTCGATAGACATACTGATTGTGAGAATGTAGACTTTTTGATAATGTCTGACGATTGGACCAAGTCTGTGCATTTGCAGAATGACAGATCCATAGAATTCCAGACCAAGGGCGGAATTCACTACAGAACGAGAATCCCCAAGTTTGGGAGAAGTTTGGCCTACAACAGTATGTCATGCGATCTCTATGTAGGTGCTTCGGGCAATGAGTTGTACAGATTGAACTTGGACCAGGGTCGCTTTTTGAACCCCTTTGCATTGGACACTTCTGCTGGTGTCAACGCTGTAACTGTCAATCCAGTTCACGGATTGCTAGCTGTAgctttggaagaaggaGCGGTAGAGTTCTGGGACCCCAGAAGTAGAGTAAGAGCAGCTAAATTATTTGTAGAAGACCAACTTaaagaacaagttcaagtgACAGCAGCTTCATTTAGAAATGACGGTTTGAACTTTGCCTGTGGTACGTCTAATGGTAAGGCTCTTATCTACGATTTGAGAACAGCTGTGCCTACCATAGTTAAAGATCAGGGTTATGGCTTtgatatcaagaagatcatctGGATAGACGATAACGAGTCTGATGCTGACAAAATATTGACTACAGACAAGAGAATAGCCAAGATCTGGGACAGAAACGACGGAAAGCCATTTGCATCTATGGAACCAAGTGTAGACATCAACGACATAGAATATGTTAAAGGTTCTGGAATGTTCTTTATGGCCAACGAAGGTATACCTATGCATACATACTACATTCCTAACTTGGGTCCAGCACCCAAGTGGTGTTCTTTCTTGGACAATGTCACTGaggagttggaagaaaagcCTTCAGACTCAGTCTACTCCAATTACAGATTCATAACAAGAGACGACGTGGtcaaattgaacttgtctCACTTGATTGGGACCAAGGTGTTGCGTTCGTACATGCATGGTTTCTTTATTGACAACGAGTTGTACGACAAGGTAAACTTGATTGCCAATCCAAACTCGTACAGAGACCGCAGAGATCGggaaatcagaaagaagattgaaaagGAGAGAGAGTCGAGAATCAGATCTACTGGTGCTATCACAAACACTAAAATCAAGGTCAACAAGGACTTGGCAGCcaaattgcaagaaaagCAAGGTTCTAACGCTGCCGAATCTGTCATCAATGATGACCGTTTTAAGGAGTTGTTCGAGAACCCCGACTTTGCTGTAGACGAAGAGTCTCACGACTATAAACAGCTTAATCCTGTTAAGGCTGTGAAGGATGTCACTAACAGCAGATCTCGTGG
This window of the Scheffersomyces stipitis CBS 6054 chromosome 6, complete sequence genome carries:
- a CDS encoding essential nucleolar protein 2 produces the protein MVLKSTSAGNVSVYQVSGTNVSRSLPDWIAKKRKRALKNDIEYQNRIELIQDFEFSEASNKIKVTPDGQFAMATGTYKPQIHVYDFANLSLKFDRHTDCENVDFLIMSDDWTKSVHLQNDRSIEFQTKGGIHYRTRIPKFGRSLAYNSMSCDLYVGASGNELYRLNLDQGRFLNPFALDTSAGVNAVTVNPVHGLLAVALEEGAVEFWDPRSRVRAAKLFVEDQLKEQVQVTAASFRNDGLNFACGTSNGKALIYDLRTAVPTIVKDQGYGFDIKKIIWIDDNESDADKILTTDKRIAKIWDRNDGKPFASMEPSVDINDIEYVKGSGMFFMANEGIPMHTYYIPNLGPAPKWCSFLDNVTEELEEKPSDSVYSNYRFITRDDVVKLNLSHLIGTKVLRSYMHGFFIDNELYDKVNLIANPNSYRDRRDREIRKKIEKERESRIRSTGAITNTKIKVNKDLAAKLQEKQGSNAAESVINDDRFKELFENPDFAVDEESHDYKQLNPVKAVKDVTNSRSRGLTAAEESDEERNAESGTLSESSEESEEEEEEDEETKAYKKMRVEKEMEKLRRKKKEQEEAKRFMNEMKVVSEEGPQQKASESFGSQVRKINKVTKEQVGDKDSRLRRHARGEAELTFVPAKKEKRKVQFRADDEEEDPEKVKNSGRTKQRFDGRRIASRNKFRGM